A DNA window from Verrucomicrobiia bacterium contains the following coding sequences:
- a CDS encoding ABC transporter permease, which produces MKRTLPLLMAIVALTGIMALWVPDGRFLTPANLLDLVQQIAVNAILAFGLTLVILIGGIDLSVGAVVALVGTVAVAVLIPAGWVAAALCGLAVAGLFGWINGLCASRTRMPPFIITLATMLVARGLALRFNEGRPLPVPNQERVFLAMGNARVFDLIPVPVLLMLGAFVVTGVLLHRTAFGQHLYAIGGNREAARFTGIRLARNETVVYVLCSLLAGLAGLIHASQLYSAEPGSGQGFELNAIAAVVVGGTSFTGGTGTLPGTLLGAIIIGILDKGLNQAGVHFSLQYVIKGAVILTAVYLDVRRHQAA; this is translated from the coding sequence CTCACGCCGGCCAACCTGCTGGATCTTGTCCAGCAGATTGCCGTCAATGCCATCCTGGCCTTCGGGCTGACGCTGGTGATCCTCATTGGAGGGATTGACCTCAGCGTGGGGGCGGTGGTGGCCCTGGTCGGGACGGTGGCCGTTGCGGTGCTGATTCCGGCCGGCTGGGTCGCTGCCGCATTGTGCGGGTTGGCGGTTGCCGGACTGTTCGGATGGATCAACGGGCTGTGTGCCTCACGGACCCGCATGCCCCCGTTCATCATCACGCTGGCCACGATGCTCGTCGCCCGGGGACTCGCCCTGCGCTTCAACGAGGGGCGTCCGCTGCCGGTTCCCAATCAGGAGCGCGTCTTCCTTGCGATGGGAAACGCGCGGGTGTTCGACCTGATTCCCGTGCCAGTGCTGCTGATGCTGGGGGCGTTTGTGGTCACCGGGGTGCTCCTGCACCGGACCGCCTTCGGCCAGCACCTGTACGCCATCGGCGGGAACCGGGAGGCCGCCCGGTTTACGGGCATCCGGCTCGCTCGAAACGAGACCGTGGTCTATGTGCTCTGCTCGCTCCTGGCCGGACTGGCGGGACTCATCCACGCCTCCCAATTGTACTCGGCAGAGCCCGGATCGGGGCAGGGATTTGAACTGAATGCCATCGCGGCGGTGGTCGTGGGAGGGACCAGCTTTACCGGGGGCACGGGCACCCTGCCGGGAACGTTGCTGGGGGCCATCATCATCGGCATCCTCGACAAGGGGCTCAACCAGGCCGGGGTGCATTTTTCGCTGCAGTATGTCATCAAGGGGGCGGTGATCCTCACCGCGGTGTACCTCGACGTCCGCCGGCACCAGGCTGCGTGA